A genome region from Prionailurus viverrinus isolate Anna chromosome A3, UM_Priviv_1.0, whole genome shotgun sequence includes the following:
- the FAM83D gene encoding protein FAM83D, translating into MALRLEGPDELLAACLSPCGPPNPAELYSEARRLALEELVAGGPCAFEAFLRRERLGRFLNPDEVRAILRAAQRPGQEGAAAGAEDSFGSSHDCSSGTYFPEQSDLEPPLLELGWPAFYQGAYRGATRVEAHFQPRGAGAGGPYGCKDALRQQLRSAREVIAVVMDVFTDIDIFRDLQEICRKQGVAVYILLDQALLSQFLDMCMDLKVHPEKEELMTVRTITGNTYYARSGTKIVGQVHEKFTLIDGIRVATGSYSFTWTDGKLNSSNLVILSGQVVEHFDLEFRILYAQSKPISSKLLSDFQISGKFDHLVDSKPLSKELTLGGLLRLRLSRLSSTPKKAELGCEAPAEGRAEARHQNCESSTVGDEDDVISCQDRPQGGRRTTNAATQTEPGEEVPAVSTSDAGTQASVTTACAGTQTAVTTRVASSQAAVRSTSATTQTDVDENVLFSQGTQSKEGSPVSRMSVSSSPSLRSSSSLSSQGSVASSLGSQTSSRAPDFVPAGHAKYWGAPHLDLCLRDSFRNLNQERQFHFAGIRSRLNHMLAMLSRRTFLAENYLGFHSGNVARASVNLLAVRDTALYPSYQ; encoded by the exons ATGGCTCTGCGCCTCGAGGGTCCGGACGAGCTGCTCGCCGCCTGCCTGTCGCCGTGCGGGCCGCCCAACCCGGCCGAACTGTACAGCGAGGCACGGCGCCTGGCGCTCGAGGAGCTGGTGGCGGGCGGCCCCTGTGCCTTCGAGGCCTTCCTGCGAAGAGAGCGCCTGGGCCGCTTCCTGAACCCGGACGAGGTGCGCGCCATCCTGCGGGCGGCCCAGAGGCCCGGTCAGGAGGGCGCGGCGGCAGGGGCCGAGGACTCCTTCGGCTCGTCGCACGACTGCTCGTCCGGCACCTACTTCCCCGAGCAGTCGGACCTGGAGCCGCCGCTGCTGGAGCTCGGCTGGCCCGCCTTCTACCAGGGCGCCTACCGCGGCGCCACGCGCGTCGAGGCGCACTTCCAGCCCCGCGGCGCGGGCGCCGGCGGCCCCTACGGCTGCAAGGACGCGCTGCGCCAGCAGCTCCGCTCCGCGCGGGAG GTGATCGCGGTGGTGATGGATGTTTTCACGGACATCGACATCTTCAGGGACCTACAGGAAATATGTCGGAAACAGGGAGTCGCCGTCTACATCCTCCTGGACCAGGCTCTGCTCTCGCAGTTTTTGGATATGTGCATGGACCTGAAAGTGCATCCTGAAAAGGAGGAG CTGATGACCGTCCGGACTATTACCGGAAACACTTACTATGCGAGGTCGGGGACTAAGATAGTTGGGCAGGTTCACGAGAAGTTCACACTGATTGATGGCATTCGCGTGGCTACAGGCTCCTATAG TTTTACGTGGACAGATGGCAAATTAAATAGCAGTAACTTGGTCATTCTGTCTGGCCAAGTGGTTGAACACTTTGATCTGGAGTTCCGAATCCTGTATGCACAGTCGAAGCCCATCAGCTCCAAGCTGCTGTCTGACTTCCAGATCAGCGGCAAGTTTGACCATCTAGTGGACAGTAAACCCCTGTCTAAGGAGCTCACGTTGGGCGGCCTGCTGCGCCTGCGGCTGTCCCGGCTCTCGAGCACCCCCAAGAAGGCTGAGCTGGGGTGTGAGGCTCCCgctgagggcagggcagaggccaggcaCCAGAACTGCGAGTCCTCCACCGTCGGCGATGAGGACGATGTCATCAGCTGCCAGGACAGACCACAGGGCGGGAGGAGGACGACCAATGCGGCCACCCAGACGGAGCCAGGAGAGGAGGTTCCAGCAGTGAGCACGAGCGACGCGGGGACACAAGCCAGCGTCACCACGGCATGTGCCGGGACCCAGACCGCGGTCACCACCAGGGTCGCGAGCTCCCAAGCTGCGGTTCGGTCCACGTCGGCCACCACCCAGACTGACGTGGACGAGAATGTTCTCTTTTCTCAGGGCACCCAGTCTAAAGAAGGGTCACCAGTGTCCAGGATGTCtgtgtccagttctcccagtttgaggtcttcctcctctctgtcttcccaggGCTCTGTGGCGAGCTCCCTGGGCTCCCAGACGTCCAGCAGAGCCCCTGACTTTGTCCCCGCTGGACACGCCAAGTACTGGGGCGCCCCCCACTTGGATCTGTGCTTGCGAGACTCCTTTAGGAACTTGAATCAAGAGCGCCAGTTTCACTTTGCTGGTATCAGGTCCCGGCTCAACCACATGCTGGCCATGCTCTCCAGGAGAACATTCCTTGCTGAGAACTACCTCGGTTTTCATTCCGGAAACGTTGCCAGAGCATCAGTGAATCTCCTGGCTGTGAGAGACACCGCGCTGTATCCCTCCTACCAGTGA